The proteins below are encoded in one region of Serratia symbiotica:
- a CDS encoding Na/Pi cotransporter family protein: MLTLLHLLSSVALLVWGTHIVRTGIMRVYGTNLRRILSDSIEKKPLAFISGIGVTALVQSSNATALLVTSFVAQGLVGLAPALVIMLGADVGTALMARVLTFDLSWLSPLLILVGVFLFLSRKQTRIGQMGRVSIGLGLIILALELIVAAATPITQASGVKVLFSSLTGDVMLDSLTGALFAIVSYSSLAAVLLTATLTASGVISLKVALCLVIGANLGSGLLAVITTSGQNAAGRRVALGSLLFKLLGCVLVLPFVVYLADMMSRVPGSNKELVIYFHVFYNLIRCLVLIPLTGPMAKLCGMLIADVAADDPRLRPRHLDASALDTPTLALANAARETLRMGDVVEHMMILQREVLHGKRGQDKEVRRLDDDVDVLYTAIKLYLAQIQKEDLGEEDSRRWAEIIEMALNLEQAGDIIERMAGDVAAKSYAVRRAFSTEGLAELDALHERLIDNLRLSLSVFLSGDIASAKRLRRSKHRFRILDRRYAHAHVDRLHQQNVQSIETSSLHLGLLGDMKRLNSLFCAVAYNVLDQDEKDARS; the protein is encoded by the coding sequence TTGAAAAAAAGCCACTGGCCTTCATTTCTGGCATCGGCGTTACCGCGCTGGTACAAAGCAGCAACGCCACCGCGTTGTTGGTCACTTCATTTGTCGCGCAGGGACTAGTAGGGCTAGCACCTGCACTGGTGATCATGCTCGGTGCGGATGTCGGTACCGCGCTGATGGCAAGGGTACTGACTTTTGATCTTTCTTGGCTGTCGCCGCTGCTGATTTTGGTCGGTGTATTCTTGTTCCTCAGCCGTAAGCAAACCCGTATTGGTCAAATGGGGCGTGTGAGCATCGGCCTTGGGCTGATCATACTGGCGTTGGAGCTGATTGTTGCGGCGGCCACACCGATCACCCAGGCGTCCGGTGTAAAGGTATTGTTCTCATCGCTGACTGGTGATGTGATGCTGGATTCCCTAACCGGCGCGTTGTTTGCTATTGTCAGCTATTCCAGCTTGGCAGCAGTATTGTTGACCGCGACCCTGACTGCATCCGGTGTGATCTCGTTGAAGGTAGCGCTTTGCTTGGTGATCGGTGCCAATCTTGGCAGTGGCCTGCTTGCGGTGATCACCACCAGTGGCCAGAACGCTGCTGGTCGCCGGGTGGCGCTCGGCAGCCTGCTGTTCAAACTGCTCGGTTGCGTACTGGTGCTGCCGTTCGTCGTTTATTTGGCCGATATGATGAGCCGAGTACCTGGTAGCAATAAAGAGTTGGTGATCTACTTCCATGTATTTTACAACTTGATCCGTTGCCTGGTGCTAATCCCACTGACAGGGCCGATGGCAAAGCTGTGCGGTATGCTGATCGCCGACGTGGCGGCCGACGATCCCCGTCTGCGGCCACGGCACTTGGATGCCAGCGCACTGGATACCCCAACGTTGGCACTGGCTAATGCAGCGCGTGAAACCTTGCGTATGGGCGATGTGGTGGAGCACATGATGATACTGCAACGGGAAGTGCTGCATGGCAAGCGTGGGCAAGATAAAGAGGTGCGTCGGCTAGACGATGATGTTGATGTGCTGTACACCGCCATCAAACTTTATCTGGCGCAGATTCAGAAAGAGGATCTGGGTGAAGAGGATTCCCGCCGCTGGGCGGAGATCATCGAAATGGCTCTTAACCTGGAGCAGGCTGGCGATATCATTGAACGCATGGCAGGTGACGTGGCAGCTAAATCGTACGCGGTGCGGCGAGCGTTTTCAACTGAGGGGCTGGCAGAGCTGGATGCGTTGCATGAGCGGCTAATCGACAATCTACGCCTGAGCCTGTCGGTGTTCCTGTCCGGTGATATTGCTAGCGCTAAACGGCTGCGTCGCTCCAAACACCGTTTCCGCATTTTAGATCGTCGTTATGCGCATGCGCACGTTGACCGTCTGCACCAGCAAAATGTGCAGAGCATCGAAACCAGCTCGCTGCATCTCGGATTGTTAGGGGATATGAAAAGGTTGAACTCACTGTTCTGTGCGGTGGCCTACAATGTGCTGGATCAAGATGAAAAGGATGCCAGGTCGTGA
- the lysC gene encoding lysine-sensitive aspartokinase 3 translates to MIQAVPQNSTVVAKFGGTSVADFAAMNRSADIVLANPQVRLVVLSASAGITNLLVALAEGCDADNRNCRLDEIRRIQYTILDRLNAPDASRKEIDRMLENIAMLSEAAALATSPALTDELVSHGELMSTLLFVDILRARNVQAEWFDVRKVMRTDDHFGRAVPDSTALRELTQTMLKPCLQKALVVTQGFIGSDPKGRTTTLGRGGSDYTAALLGEALHVSQIDIWTDVPGIYTTDPRVVPLAKRIDRITFEEAAEMATFGAKVLHPATLLPAVRNDIPVFVGSSKEPAAGGTLVCNTTEDLPLFRALALRRKQTLLTLHSLNMLHARGFLAEVFNILARHNISVDLITTSEVSVALTMDTTGSTSISGNLLTTSLLTELSSLCRTEVEENLALVALIGNKLSQACGVGKEVFGVLDPFNIRMICYGASSYNLCFLVPGDDADQVVRTLHHNLFE, encoded by the coding sequence ATGATCCAAGCAGTACCCCAAAATTCTACCGTGGTAGCCAAGTTCGGCGGCACTAGCGTTGCCGACTTCGCAGCCATGAACCGCAGCGCCGATATCGTGCTCGCTAACCCTCAGGTGCGCCTGGTGGTGTTGTCCGCTTCGGCAGGCATCACCAACCTGCTGGTGGCTCTGGCCGAAGGTTGCGATGCCGACAACCGCAACTGTCGGCTCGATGAGATCCGCCGCATCCAATACACCATCCTCGATCGCCTCAACGCGCCGGACGCAAGCCGTAAAGAAATCGATCGCATGCTGGAAAATATTGCCATGCTGTCGGAAGCCGCAGCGTTAGCTACCTCCCCGGCGTTGACCGACGAGTTGGTCAGTCACGGGGAACTGATGTCCACCCTGCTGTTTGTCGATATTTTACGCGCCCGCAACGTGCAGGCTGAATGGTTTGACGTGCGCAAAGTGATGCGTACCGATGATCACTTCGGCCGTGCCGTGCCGGACAGCACCGCGTTGAGGGAACTTACCCAGACGATGCTGAAACCCTGTCTACAGAAGGCGCTAGTGGTTACTCAGGGCTTTATCGGCAGCGACCCGAAAGGCCGTACCACCACGCTGGGGCGTGGCGGTAGCGATTACACCGCCGCACTGTTGGGCGAAGCGCTGCATGTCAGCCAGATTGATATTTGGACTGATGTGCCAGGCATCTATACCACCGATCCACGCGTGGTGCCGCTGGCCAAACGCATCGATAGAATCACCTTCGAAGAAGCGGCGGAAATGGCCACCTTCGGTGCCAAAGTGTTGCACCCGGCCACCCTGCTGCCAGCGGTGCGCAACGATATTCCGGTGTTTGTCGGTTCCAGCAAGGAGCCAGCCGCTGGCGGCACGCTGGTATGCAACACTACCGAGGATCTGCCGCTGTTCCGCGCGCTAGCACTGCGTCGCAAACAAACCCTGTTGACGCTGCACAGCCTGAATATGCTGCATGCACGCGGCTTTCTGGCCGAAGTGTTCAACATTCTAGCGCGGCATAATATCTCGGTTGACCTGATTACTACTTCAGAAGTCAGCGTAGCGCTGACCATGGACACCACCGGCTCTACCTCTATCAGCGGTAACCTGCTGACCACTTCACTGTTAACCGAACTGTCATCGCTGTGCCGGACGGAAGTGGAGGAAAACCTGGCGCTGGTGGCGTTAATCGGCAATAAGCTATCTCAGGCCTGTGGCGTGGGCAAAGAAGTGTTCGGGGTACTCGATCCCTTCAACATCCGCATGATCTGCTACGGTGCCAGCAGTTATAACCTATGCTTTCTGGTGCCGGGTGACGATGCCGATCAGGTAGTCCGCACTCTACATCATAATCTGTTCGAATAA